A single region of the Kwoniella botswanensis chromosome 1, complete sequence genome encodes:
- a CDS encoding ribosomal protein L22, with product MQHQQVRYASAHVVAGNPEKFAKARGEYVRTHFKNMREVAAALSGMNLKKAYTYLADVQDHKQIIPFRRFAGGIGRASQAKQFKTTKGRWPEKSVQFILRLLKNAESNADAKDLEVEDLIIKNIVVQQAPKTRRRTYRAHGRINPYQGHPCHIEIILSTPSSEVPRAKDLDVTSSSKKGKTVAAIEA from the exons ATGCAACATCAACAGGTTCGATACGCCTCTGCCCACGTCGTCGCCGGCAACCCTGAGAAGT TCGCCAAGGCTCGAGGAGAGTATGTCCGAACTCACTTCAAGAACATGCGAGAGGTCGCCGCTGCTCTTTCAG GTATGAACCTTAAGAAAGCCTACACCTACCTTGCCGATGTTCAAGACCACAAACAAATCATCCCCTTCAGACGTTTCGCCGGTGGTATTGGTCGAGCTTCCCAAGCTAAGCAATTCAAGACTACCAAGG GACGATGGCCCGAGAAGTCTGTTCAATTCATCCTCCGTCTCCTCAAAAACGCCGAATCCAACGCCGATGCCAAGGATCTCGAAGTTGAGGATTTGATCATCAAGAACATCGTTGTCCAACAAGCTCCTAAGACCCGACGAAGAACCTACAGAGCTCACGGTAGAAT CAACCCATACCAAGGTCACCCATGTCACATCGAGATCATCCTTTCCACCCCTTCATCCGAAGTCCCCCGAGCCAAGGACCTCGACGTCACCTCCAGCTCCAAGAAGGGAAAGACCGTTGCCGCCATCGAAGCTtag